The sequence TGACCGGGTCGAGGTTGTTCGTCGGCTCGTCGAGCAACAGCACGTTGGCGCCGGAACAGACCAGGGTGGACAGGGCCAGCCGGGTCTTCTCGCCACCGGAGAGCACACCGGCCGGCTTGTTCACGTCGTCACCGGAGAAGAGGAACGCGCCCAGGATCTTGCGCAGGTCGGTGTCGGACTGCTCGACGGCGGCGGCGCGCATGTTCTCCAGCACCGTCCGCTCCACGTCCAGCGTCTCGTGCTCCTGGGCGTAGTAGCCCAGCCGCAGGCCGTGGCCCGCGTGCACCTCGCCGGTGTCCGGGCTGAGCAGCCCACCGAGCATCCGCAGCAGGGTCGTCTTGCCGGCGCCGTTGAGCCCGAGGATGGCCACCCGGGAGCCCCGGTCCACCGCCACGTTGACGTCGGTGAAGATCTCCAGCGAGCCGTACGACTTGGACAGGCCAGTCGCCGTGAGCGGCGTCTTGCCGCACGGCGCGGGATTGGGGAAACGCACCTTGGCCACCCGGTCGGAGACCCGCACCTCCTCCAGGCCGGAGATCAGCTTCTCGGCACGGCGGGCCATGTTCTGCGCGGCCACGGTCTTGGTGGCCTTGGCCCGCATCTTGTCGGCCTGCGCCATCAGCGCACCGGCCTTCTTCTCCGCGTTGGCCCGCTCCCGGCGGCGGCGCCGCTCGTCGGTCTCGCGCGCCTCGAGGTACGCCTTCCAACCCAGGTTGTACACGTCGATGACCGACCGGGTGGCGTCGAGGAACCAGACCTTGTTGACCACCGACTCCAGCAGCGCGCCATCGTGGGAGATCACGATCAGGCCGCCCTTGTGGTTGGCGAGGAAGCCCCGCAACCAGGTGATCGAGTCGGCGTCGAGGTGGTTGGTGGGCTCGTCGAGCAGCAGGATGCCGCCACCGTTCTCGCCGGCGTCCCGGAACAGGATCCGGGCAAGCTCGATGCGGCGCCGCTGACCGCCGGAGAGGGTGCCGATGGTCTGGGCGAGCGCCCGGTCCGGCAGGCCGAGGTTGGCGCAGATCCGCGCGGCCTCAGCCTCGGCCGCGTACCCGCCGAGGGCGGCGAACTGGTCCTCCAGCGCGCCGTACCGACGGACCAGCTTGTCGTTGGCGTCCTCGGCGAGGCGGGCCTCGACCTCCTGCATCTGGGACATCAGCACGTCCAGGCCGCGCGCCGAGAGCACCCGGTCGCGGCCGGTGACCTCCAGGTCACCGGTGCGCGGGTCCTGCGGGAGGTAGCCGATGGCGCTGCGCTGGTCGATCTGGCCGCCGTACGGCTGCCCCTCGCCGGCGAGCACCTTCAACGTGGTGGTCTTGCCGGCGCCGTTGCGACCGACCAGGCCGATCCGATCACCGGGCTGTACGCGCAGGGTGGTGTCGGACAGCAGGATCCGGGAACCGGCACGCAGTTCCAGGCCGGTGGCAGTGATCATGTTTGCGGGCTCGCTCTCGGGGTTTGGAAGGCTGACTCGGGGCACGCGAAACGGCCGGCGGGCTCAAGGGGCCCGACGGCGCGGGGCGGTTCAGCCTTCGCAGCGCAGCACCCGACAAGTGTACCGGGCGCCCCGGGACGGCCCGCCCGGATTACCGATCAAGATCATCGGGTACCGGAACGCCTGTCCGGACCCCGTCCGGCACTCGATGGACGAAACGACACATACTTACCGGCATACGGCGATCGGGGTCACCATGGAACTCAACGAGCGGGCCGAAATCGACACCTCCCAGGTCAACGACGTGGGCCGCGGTGGCGGATCCGGCGGCGGCGGCCTCGGCATCCCGATCCCCGGAGGCGGCGGTCGAGGCGGCATCATCGGCATCGTGGTGGCAGTGCTCATTGCGCTGCTCGGCGGCGGCTTCGGCCTCAACGCCATGACCAACGGCGACGAGGGCGGCCAGGCCGGCGGCACCGACCTGGAGCAGTTGTGCTCCCGCGACAACCCCGAACGTCTCGACGACGCGCGCTGCCGCAACGCGCTCTACGTCAACAGCATCCAGGCCTACTGGCAGACGGCGTACCCGGAGCTGGGCAACGGCAAGTACGAGCCGACCGACACCAACTTCTTCCAGGCCGCCGTGAACACCGGCTGCGGGCAGGCCGACTCGGGCGTCGGTCCCTTCTACTGCCCCGCCGACAAGCAGGTGTACATCGACCTGAGCTTCTACGACGAGCTGGCCTCCCGCTTCGGCGCCAAGGGTGAGTTCGCCCAGCCCTACGTGCTCGCCCACGAGTACGGACACCACATCCAGAACCTGCTCGGCACCAACGCCAAGGCCGGCCAGGGCGATCAGAGCGGCCCCCGCTCCGCCTCGGTGCGGCTGGAGTTGCAGGCCGACTGCTACGCCGGCGCCTGGGCCAAGCACGCCACCGAGAGCAAGGACAAGACCGGCCAGGAACCGCTGTTCAAGTCCATCACCCAGACCGACATCAGCGAGGCCGTGCAGGCCGCCGAGGCGATCGGCGACGACAGCATCCAGGAGCGCTCCGGCGGCCGGGTCAACCCCGACCAGTTCACCCACGGCACGTCCGAGCAGCGCAAGCGCTGGTTCACCCAGGGCTACGACCGCGGCGACCCGAAGACCTGCGACACCTTCGGGACCGACCAGCTCTGACCTCTCCGCAAGATCGTGGCGGGCCCTTCGGCGGGCCTGCCACGATCGTTCCAGGCCATGACACCGCAGCATCAGAGGGCGTTCACGACGGCTACCTACGTTCACCGGGTCCCCGCAACCCGCTGTGAAGAGGTAACGATGAAGACGACCACCAGGTGGACCCTGGCCGTCGGCGTGGCCCTG comes from Micromonospora vinacea and encodes:
- a CDS encoding ABC-F family ATP-binding cassette domain-containing protein, which codes for MITATGLELRAGSRILLSDTTLRVQPGDRIGLVGRNGAGKTTTLKVLAGEGQPYGGQIDQRSAIGYLPQDPRTGDLEVTGRDRVLSARGLDVLMSQMQEVEARLAEDANDKLVRRYGALEDQFAALGGYAAEAEAARICANLGLPDRALAQTIGTLSGGQRRRIELARILFRDAGENGGGILLLDEPTNHLDADSITWLRGFLANHKGGLIVISHDGALLESVVNKVWFLDATRSVIDVYNLGWKAYLEARETDERRRRRERANAEKKAGALMAQADKMRAKATKTVAAQNMARRAEKLISGLEEVRVSDRVAKVRFPNPAPCGKTPLTATGLSKSYGSLEIFTDVNVAVDRGSRVAILGLNGAGKTTLLRMLGGLLSPDTGEVHAGHGLRLGYYAQEHETLDVERTVLENMRAAAVEQSDTDLRKILGAFLFSGDDVNKPAGVLSGGEKTRLALSTLVCSGANVLLLDEPTNNLDPVSREQVLDAIANYPGAIVLVTHDPGAVLALKPDRAILLPDGDEDAWSDDLLELVELA
- the ypfJ gene encoding KPN_02809 family neutral zinc metallopeptidase, coding for MELNERAEIDTSQVNDVGRGGGSGGGGLGIPIPGGGGRGGIIGIVVAVLIALLGGGFGLNAMTNGDEGGQAGGTDLEQLCSRDNPERLDDARCRNALYVNSIQAYWQTAYPELGNGKYEPTDTNFFQAAVNTGCGQADSGVGPFYCPADKQVYIDLSFYDELASRFGAKGEFAQPYVLAHEYGHHIQNLLGTNAKAGQGDQSGPRSASVRLELQADCYAGAWAKHATESKDKTGQEPLFKSITQTDISEAVQAAEAIGDDSIQERSGGRVNPDQFTHGTSEQRKRWFTQGYDRGDPKTCDTFGTDQL